A segment of the Babesia microti strain RI chromosome II, complete genome genome:
GTTTGGCCAAATATCTCAAGCCGAGGAGTTTAAGaaagaatttgaaaatgCACTCAAGATAAACAAGGAAATTTTCGCTAAGGACCCTCCTGAGGAGAATGATGGCAAGGATAGCTCCAAGGCTAAGGATGATAAGGACAAAGAAAGCAAGTGATCTTGATTCGGTTATTAGACTATTCACGTATGTCAGTAAACAACATTAACAGCATCGGATTGGTTATCTGACTAATTTGGACAGTCCATCACACCAATTAAACTAAAATCGTTATAATTAGTTGGAGTATTTACTATAGTATTAAACAGAAAGCTAGTGAACAGGTAAAATTAGTACTGATTGCGCAAGTATGTGATCATGTGTCAATCATAAATAGGGATGTCCCTTGCGAATAGCCGAATCTACCTTTTCAAAAATCTTGGAATAATCCAAGTGCTCCGCGTTAGTAAGTTGGGACATCAATTTCTGAAAATTGTCTGGCGGTTCAACAACTAAAACCACACAAACCGGACGCTTTGATCTACAGGTGGCTGCGAGAATCTTTTTGCAGGGCAAATAGGCATATGTTAGATTTTTTTCCTCGCATAGAATTGGTAGATGAGCAACCACATCCACAGGGTAAACGTCAGAGGCTATTAAAACCAAACCTTTTATATTCTTTCTCACTGCCTTTGTCACGTCAATCACCCCTCGTTTGATACATCTGCATAGCGCTAAATCTACATTTACAGTAGCTCCGCTacttaaatttgttttgaaTTGCTGCTTGGCAAAATTCTCCAATGCGATGGCCTTTTGCACTAACTGTAGTGCCTTTATTCTAGCCTTGCCCAGTAATAAGGGCGTGGCTATAGGAGATATGTACTCCTTGTCTGGATTAAACTCGTAATTCTCATCAATATCGGAGACAGGATCGTCATACTCCGAATCGCAATCCATCCTAATAGTATTActtcaataattattgctATCTATATCTAGTGGCCAGGCCACTAATAACGTAGTGCAATGGCCATAGCTGCTAGGGCAAGAGTAGATGAGAGGTGATGTAGGGATACCACCACATAGTATACCATTACATTAGCGTGAATTTTATGGAATTGGCGTGGgatgaatatttacaataaattatcccTCAGGTGGTTGCATggtataaaattgaaacatCTGCCCTTGCAAAGTGTCGGGAGTTGTACTTCCGCTTATAGAATCTCACGCTATAACAATCACAAAGCT
Coding sequences within it:
- a CDS encoding NHP2, NOLA2, H/ACA ribonucleoprotein complex subunit 2 (overlaps_old_locusTagID:BBM_II02140); protein product: MDCDSEYDDPVSDIDENYEFNPDKEYISPIATPLLLGKARIKALQLVQKAIALENFAKQQFKTNLSSGATVNVDLALCRCIKRGVIDVTKAVRKNIKGLVLIASDVYPVDVVAHLPILCEEKNLTYAYLPCKKILAATCRSKRPVCVVLVVEPPDNFQKLMSQLTNAEHLDYSKIFEKVDSAIRKGHPYL